The following DNA comes from Fervidibacillus albus.
GGAATCCAAAACATAGGAGAATCGTTATTTCAACGTTGCCTCCATTTCCTTACGAATAAGATGGAATTCAAAAAAGTGCGCAATCGTTTTTTAATGCCGCCACCGTTTCCTTACGACGAAGATGAAATCCACAATTGATGGAATAGTCGACGATCTCTAGGATGAAAACAAAGGAGATTATTTTGCGATGAGTTGTTCTGGAAACGGAATAGAAACGAGTTTTTGTGTATGAGGCCGAAAAAAAAGGGGATATTCGCTAATTGTCGTTAATGTTGGAGAAGGAAGAAAGGTTTTCGCCAATAGTCGATGGTGCTTAAAGCGGAAACAGAAGGGGATTTCCGCATCGACGTCGTTGTAAAAGGGAAGAAATTGCAATCTAGATTGTTCACGACCACCGCGGTGTTGATTCACATCTAGTCGATCGAATGCGATACGGGAACAGAAGTGAATTTTAGTAATAAAAAATGGGCGGGAAAGTGTTCAATAGGAAAGGGAAGAAAGAACGAATGGAAAGAAAAACCGATAAAAAACTCCAAGTGTTTCAAGAAGAACCGGGATTTCGGAAATTATTTCACTTGTTTAAAGAAAAATATCGTTCTTTGGGACGAATCGGTGGGTCCGTTTCTTTACAAGGATTTACCGATGATGAACTGGAGGCCATCGCTGGTTTTTTTGGTATTTCAAAAACAAAACTTAGTCAAAAAGGTAGCGTATCCTTACAAGCCTTTGAAAAGGAATTAGCGAAAACAAGTTTTTCCGACTACACATTACTCGACCTTATGGAAAAAGTGCTTGGTGAAAAAATCGTCTCCAAAAAAGAAGAGCGCCGATTAGAGCGAGAAAAGGAAGAAGCGTTTATTCAATCGCTTTTAAAAGAAATTCCGGGTGCACATTGGTGGATACAAAGAATTGCGGAAAAAAGCTCAGATACGCGCTGGATTTGGTCCTTATACAAACAAAATGAAACCGACCTGTATGAAAAAATTATGATGGCATACCGCGCGTTCTCTTCCCTTCCAAAACAGGGAGAATTTGAACGATTGCCTTTCTTTTCTGAACGGGTTTCGGGAAATCCCCATTATTTTGACAATCAAGAAACGGCTGGTAAACTGTTACACCATATGTTATTTGTCGATCAGCTTCAAAAAGGTAACAACCAGGTAACATTGCCAAAAACGGTGGAACAATTAAATGATTTATTGGCAGAATACGGGATTTTTCGCGACGATCTTTGGAATTTCGTCACTTGTCAACAACTGCTGGCATCAAAGGCGGAGGAGATCCATCCGGTTTGGAAAGCCGCTTGTGAGAACAAAACGGTTATGAACGTTCCGATGAAAGAGTTAATGAAGGTGGATAAAATTTGGCCTGAAAATGGAAACACCGTTTGGGTTGTGGAAAATTCTAGTGTTGCTTCAATGATGATGGATGAACTTCCCTTCGTTCCAATCGTTTGTACACATGGTCAAGTAAGGATGGCCGGATGGCGATTGCTCGATCTCATTGTTCAATCTGGTGCCACCCTCTTTTATTCCGGTGACATGGATCCAGAAGGCCTGTTAATTGCCGACCGAATCAAAACCCGATACAAAGAAAAGGCCAACTTATGGAAAATGGATAAGGAAACGTATGTAACTCATCTTTCCGAAGAAGACATTTCCGATCGTTTGTCGAAACTGGACTCCATCCAATCTCCGGAACTATTTGAAGTAAGGGATGCGATGAAAGTTCATAAAAAAGCATGTTACCAAGAATCCTTTATCCAAAGGAATGGGTCAGGGTTCCGGTTCTCTTGACCCAGGTGGGCCGAGGTTCCGGTTCCCTTGACCCATTCCGGTTCCCTTGACCCATTTCGATATAAAAACGCCCAAGGTCATTAACCTTGGGCGATCAATTTTATATGAACCGTTTTTGTCTCCTGTAATAGATGAACAGGATGAGACTAACCATAATTAGAGACATTCCAATGAAAAGGAAGTTCCAAATGTTTGTAGCAGTATTTGGTAATTCCTTATCACTATCAGTTTTGTCAGATGTTCCTGTGTCATCTCCAGGGGTTTGGTCGTCTCCTGAAGTTTGATCGTCACCTGGCGTTTCGTCATCTGCATTGGATTGGTCATCATCTCCAGGAGTTTGATCATCTCCAGAATCTTGCCCGAGGGCGGTGATTCTTCCTTCAACGGTAGGAATATCTTGCCCCGTTTGATCTAAGTATTTCAAGTAGTCACTTAAAACGACATAATCAGGAATGTCGATGTTTGTCATTCGACCTTCTTCTGTCGCTTTTGCCAACATGTCGTAGCCGTCTCCACCTTTCGCAATAAAGGAGTTCGTCGCTACAAAGTACATCGCATTTATATCGATTGGGACGTATTCATTATCAGCATTTTTCACATAGACGGAGACAACCCGCTCACCAACTGGTTTTTCCGGATCAAAGGTAAACTTTAAGCCGGATACGTGTAAAAATCCTCCATTTGCTTCAGGATACTCGCTTACACTATGCTCTAAAGCTTGCCAAATTTCATCACCAGTCAATTCCATATAGACGAGGGTGTTGTTAAATGGTAAGACGGTACGGACTTCACCCATCGTTATTTCTCCAGCGTCGATGGATGCTCGGATTCCACCGCCGTTTTGTAATGCAATGGTCACATCTGGGTTGAATTGTTGCATTTTCCATACCATTCCGTCCGTAATTAAGTTACCAAGATTCGTTTCCTTTGTTCGGACGTCTTCTCTCTCACCATCTAAAGTAACCTTCGTTTCTCCAACAACTTCCTTCAGTAAATCTTCTAATCCTTCAGTATATTCATCGACCTTTTCTTGAAGGGCAGCATCCTTCTCATATTCTTCTAAATTTAGTAATTCAGCGTCGTAATCAATGATAACCCCATCTTCATCAAAAGTAACGTCCAGCTTTCCTAAATTATTTAAATTTTCTCCAGCTTGAACGATGATGGTAGGCTCATCTTTTTCATCAATTAAAACACCGTCAGCAAGTTCCGTATGGCTATGCCCACCGACAATGATATCGATTCCGTCAACGGATTTTGCCAATTCGAGATCGTCATTGTATCCTAAATGGGTTAAGGCAATAATTTTGTCGATCCCCATGTCTTCCAATTGATTTACAGTTTCTTCAGCTTTTTCGATAGCATCTTGGAAGACGACATTGTCATCAGGACTAGAAATTGAAGGAGTTTCTTCCGTCGTTAATCCGATAATCCCAATGGACTCGCCATCAACTTCTTTGATAATTGCTGGATAAATTTTTCCATTTTCACCTGGTTGTCCAACATTTGACTGTACATATGTTCCTAAAATAGAGTCACCAGTAAAATCAATGTTTGAACTGACAAATGGAAAGGCAGCTTCTTTAATAAAATTACCGAGGACTTCTGAACCACTGTCAAATTCATGGTTTCCGAATACCATCGCATCATAACCGATCGTGTTCATAAATTCAAGATCAGCTAATCCTTCATAGACGGTATAGTAGAGGGTTCCGGAAAATACATCCCCTGCATGAAGTAACAAGTTATTCGAGTTTTCCGCTCTAATTTCTTGAACAGCGGTAGATAAGTACGGGAATTGCTCCACATAAGCGTGTGTATCGTTCGTATGCATAATCGTCAAGTCGAAATCTTCCGTTGGTACACTGGAATCTTCCTCATCAAAATTTAACTGAGCTAAAATCGGATCATGGTCGGATGCTCGTCCATGTTCTTCCATGTACGCGGAATTCAAATGGACAATATCCACTTCTGCATCGTCAGCTAAATTGTGTGTAACTAAAATATGATCCAAAACTTGGGAATTGCCTTCGTAAATATACGTATATCGATTTTCAAGGGGAACATTGTTTACCAAATTAACTAATACATCGTCTTGTAATGTTTTGACCGGGTTGGAAAATTGGAAATCATTTAAATCACCCATTACGACAACATTTGCATCTGGATCATCTTCCAGAATGTTATCAACGAATCCATTCACTACTTCGGCAATTTGTATCCGTTGAATTTCGCTATAAAGCGTAGGGGGCTGATTAATACCAAATAAAGGTTCGTCGCCACCCTTTGAATTAAAGTGGTTAACGATGGCAATAATGTCTTCTCCGTTAAAGTTAAATTGTGCCGCAATCGGTTTCCGACTGTCATCAAAAGCTGGGTTGGTCGGATCGATTCTTCCTGGATTCAACGTCAAGGAGCCGTCGACAAAATCAACCGCCTCCGTTGCCGAACCTCTAGTTCCTTCAGTTAGTTGTACTCTGTCTGGATTGTATAAAAATCCTACACGGATGTTTCCGCCAGGT
Coding sequences within:
- a CDS encoding 5'-nucleotidase C-terminal domain-containing protein, whose protein sequence is MKSMKHRSFIFAVIFTLLLNYVVPFTNVSHASEVDAISVEEAIANNSGTATVTGYIIGTVKSWPNFETEEPFSVQTNIVIADDPNETDPSKILPVQLPNNTIRTSFNLVDHPEYLGEKVFITGELTAYFGVPGLKSPTEMWLDGTEPPGDDEDPTPAPSPSISEIQGDGHTSPYKDQNVTDVEGIVTFVQNNNNFYMQSVTPDDNPNTSEGILVYSGGGHSVEVGDIVKVSGTVKEWVITSSKIDIDLPVTEINASNITIEKSDQPLPEPVVLDPPTDVIDNDAFSVFDPTEDAIDYYETLEGMLVSVENPVVVGPQKYGEIPVLTKIDEDKTFTNEGGILLTEETANPERIFIDVFNYDFIAKTGDQFDGTVTGVLSFDYSSFKVLTDEADLPQLIERDYTLPVTTLEGDEDSLTIASYNIENYYQDLTEKTAKIAETVVNNLNSPDIIGLVEMQDNDGPTDSGTTEADENYEALISAIEAAGGPTYDWADVAPADKTDGGQPGGNIRVGFLYNPDRVQLTEGTRGSATEAVDFVDGSLTLNPGRIDPTNPAFDDSRKPIAAQFNFNGEDIIAIVNHFNSKGGDEPLFGINQPPTLYSEIQRIQIAEVVNGFVDNILEDDPDANVVVMGDLNDFQFSNPVKTLQDDVLVNLVNNVPLENRYTYIYEGNSQVLDHILVTHNLADDAEVDIVHLNSAYMEEHGRASDHDPILAQLNFDEEDSSVPTEDFDLTIMHTNDTHAYVEQFPYLSTAVQEIRAENSNNLLLHAGDVFSGTLYYTVYEGLADLEFMNTIGYDAMVFGNHEFDSGSEVLGNFIKEAAFPFVSSNIDFTGDSILGTYVQSNVGQPGENGKIYPAIIKEVDGESIGIIGLTTEETPSISSPDDNVVFQDAIEKAEETVNQLEDMGIDKIIALTHLGYNDDLELAKSVDGIDIIVGGHSHTELADGVLIDEKDEPTIIVQAGENLNNLGKLDVTFDEDGVIIDYDAELLNLEEYEKDAALQEKVDEYTEGLEDLLKEVVGETKVTLDGEREDVRTKETNLGNLITDGMVWKMQQFNPDVTIALQNGGGIRASIDAGEITMGEVRTVLPFNNTLVYMELTGDEIWQALEHSVSEYPEANGGFLHVSGLKFTFDPEKPVGERVVSVYVKNADNEYVPIDINAMYFVATNSFIAKGGDGYDMLAKATEEGRMTNIDIPDYVVLSDYLKYLDQTGQDIPTVEGRITALGQDSGDDQTPGDDDQSNADDETPGDDQTSGDDQTPGDDTGTSDKTDSDKELPNTATNIWNFLFIGMSLIMVSLILFIYYRRQKRFI
- a CDS encoding TIGR02679 family protein, coding for MERKTDKKLQVFQEEPGFRKLFHLFKEKYRSLGRIGGSVSLQGFTDDELEAIAGFFGISKTKLSQKGSVSLQAFEKELAKTSFSDYTLLDLMEKVLGEKIVSKKEERRLEREKEEAFIQSLLKEIPGAHWWIQRIAEKSSDTRWIWSLYKQNETDLYEKIMMAYRAFSSLPKQGEFERLPFFSERVSGNPHYFDNQETAGKLLHHMLFVDQLQKGNNQVTLPKTVEQLNDLLAEYGIFRDDLWNFVTCQQLLASKAEEIHPVWKAACENKTVMNVPMKELMKVDKIWPENGNTVWVVENSSVASMMMDELPFVPIVCTHGQVRMAGWRLLDLIVQSGATLFYSGDMDPEGLLIADRIKTRYKEKANLWKMDKETYVTHLSEEDISDRLSKLDSIQSPELFEVRDAMKVHKKACYQESFIQRNGSGFRFS